One Stigmatella aurantiaca genomic region harbors:
- a CDS encoding Hint domain-containing protein: protein MKGLFGACATLFAAGFLLPSLAEAQPILQQRCNADSLDSAQAERRLTWARRCGLLTHVGSTGNWFDTYTPSANNAGTLKDYLEDDITYNGAGQNTYTGQNDIFEINSSFVSKLYQSGPTSQFTDGDGFFRWERPLARKKARPLYPTFGNQGDIYSPSNQQLFPHPSQVVDGSPLNCNFYLNQAGTIPATGQSFFVNGYCEASCYTPDQKVRFPEGDVTILEAVTSMKKDVVTLTPDSSLDAIKLQTNKTYSYTAEFRDTAHPIVQLEMASGGKLTVTTEHPLINSEGRLVAAQTLKVGDELVKVDGSFDQIVRAEHKTHFGKVYNLRPDTDERLSNILVAEGYLVGSSLFQNDEVGYVNRIILHRQVPASLIP, encoded by the coding sequence ATGAAGGGTTTGTTCGGGGCATGCGCCACGTTATTCGCAGCGGGTTTTCTGCTTCCCTCGCTTGCAGAAGCCCAGCCGATCCTCCAGCAGCGCTGCAACGCGGACAGCCTGGATTCCGCTCAAGCCGAGCGGCGCCTGACCTGGGCCCGCCGCTGCGGCTTGCTGACCCACGTGGGAAGCACCGGGAACTGGTTCGACACCTATACGCCGTCGGCGAACAACGCGGGCACCTTGAAGGACTACCTCGAGGACGACATCACCTACAACGGGGCGGGCCAGAACACCTATACCGGCCAGAATGACATCTTCGAGATCAACTCCTCGTTCGTCTCCAAGCTCTACCAGAGCGGCCCCACGTCTCAGTTCACGGATGGCGATGGGTTCTTCCGCTGGGAGCGCCCCCTGGCCCGCAAGAAGGCGCGCCCGCTCTACCCGACCTTCGGCAACCAGGGTGACATCTACAGCCCCAGCAACCAGCAGCTGTTCCCCCACCCCAGCCAGGTGGTCGACGGCAGCCCGCTCAACTGCAATTTCTATCTCAACCAGGCCGGTACGATTCCGGCGACGGGCCAGAGCTTCTTCGTCAACGGCTACTGCGAGGCGTCGTGCTACACGCCCGACCAGAAGGTCCGCTTCCCCGAGGGGGATGTCACCATCCTCGAGGCCGTTACCAGCATGAAGAAGGACGTCGTGACGCTGACGCCGGACTCCAGCCTCGACGCCATCAAGCTGCAGACGAACAAGACCTACAGCTACACCGCGGAGTTCCGTGACACGGCGCACCCGATCGTGCAGCTGGAGATGGCCTCGGGTGGAAAGCTGACCGTGACGACGGAGCACCCCCTCATCAACAGCGAGGGCCGTCTGGTGGCCGCCCAGACCCTCAAGGTGGGCGATGAGCTGGTCAAGGTGGACGGCTCGTTCGATCAGATCGTGAGGGCCGAGCACAAGACGCACTTCGGCAAGGTGTACAACCTGCGGCCGGACACCGACGAGCGCCTCTCCAACATCCTGGTGGCGGAGGGCTACCTCGTGGGCTCGTCGCTCTTCCAGAATGACGAGGTCGGCTACGTCAACCGCATCATCCTCCACCGGCAGGTGCCGGCGTCGCTGATTCCTTGA
- the proC gene encoding pyrroline-5-carboxylate reductase, which yields MLERTIAFLGAGNMAEALIKGLLRSGTARPDAVLATGRRTDRLQVLQSTYGVRTLTDNVAAAREADIIVLSVKPQAMDKLLVQVAPVLDHSKLIISVAAGVPIAALERRLGAGARIIRTMPNTPSLVGAGACALSRGEHASDEDLAVASRIFQAVGITTVVDENLLDAVTGLSGSGPAYIFLVIEALSDAGVKVGLPRYTALKLAAQTVLGSAQLLIETNAHPGQLKDQVTSPGGTAIAGLHTLEAGGLRTTLINAVEAATRRAKELGEQFLEKSGG from the coding sequence ATGCTCGAACGCACCATCGCCTTCCTCGGAGCCGGCAACATGGCCGAGGCCCTCATCAAGGGCCTCCTGCGCTCCGGCACCGCCCGTCCCGATGCCGTCCTCGCCACGGGCCGCCGCACCGATCGGCTCCAGGTGCTCCAGAGCACCTATGGCGTGCGCACCCTGACGGACAACGTGGCCGCCGCGCGCGAGGCGGACATCATCGTCCTCTCCGTCAAGCCTCAGGCCATGGACAAGCTGCTCGTCCAGGTCGCCCCCGTGCTGGACCACAGCAAGCTCATCATCTCCGTGGCCGCCGGCGTTCCCATCGCCGCGCTGGAGCGTCGCCTGGGCGCCGGGGCCCGCATCATCCGCACCATGCCCAACACCCCCTCCCTGGTGGGCGCGGGCGCCTGCGCCCTGTCCCGCGGTGAGCACGCCAGCGACGAGGATCTCGCCGTGGCCAGCCGCATCTTCCAGGCCGTGGGCATCACCACCGTGGTGGACGAGAACCTCCTGGACGCCGTGACGGGCCTGTCGGGCAGTGGCCCCGCCTACATCTTCCTCGTCATCGAGGCCCTCTCGGATGCCGGGGTGAAGGTGGGCCTGCCCCGCTACACCGCCCTCAAGCTCGCCGCGCAGACGGTGCTCGGCAGCGCCCAGCTCCTCATCGAGACCAACGCCCACCCCGGCCAGCTCAAGGACCAGGTGACGAGCCCCGGGGGCACCGCGATCGCTGGCTTGCATACCCTGGAAGCAGGCGGGCTTCGTACCACCCTCATCAACGCCGTGGAGGCCGCCACCCGCCGCGCCAAGGAGCTGGGCGAGCAGTTCCTGGAGAAGTCCGGGGGCTGA
- a CDS encoding DivIVA domain-containing protein → MKITPLDIRQKRFDTAIRGFSRREVEAYLELLAGEFEEVVKENISLKEELRRAQLRIEQYQERERTLQETMVTAQRISEDLKSAAKKEAEIIIADAEHQAEKIVHGAHQKLVQVVEDINELKRQRTQFESQVRSVVEAHRKLLETFSAPSFADRDYARVEDNVAYLSQKKANHGE, encoded by the coding sequence ATGAAGATCACCCCGCTCGACATCCGGCAGAAGCGGTTCGACACCGCCATCCGTGGCTTCTCCCGCCGGGAGGTGGAAGCCTACCTGGAGCTGCTCGCCGGTGAGTTCGAGGAGGTGGTGAAGGAGAACATCTCCCTCAAGGAGGAGCTGCGCCGGGCCCAGCTGCGCATCGAGCAGTACCAGGAGCGCGAGCGCACCCTCCAGGAGACCATGGTCACCGCCCAGCGCATCAGCGAGGACCTGAAGTCCGCCGCCAAGAAGGAGGCGGAGATCATCATCGCGGACGCCGAGCACCAGGCGGAGAAGATCGTCCACGGCGCCCACCAGAAGCTCGTGCAGGTGGTGGAGGACATCAACGAGCTCAAGCGCCAGCGCACCCAGTTCGAGTCCCAGGTGCGCTCGGTGGTGGAGGCGCACCGCAAGCTGCTGGAGACCTTCAGCGCCCCCAGCTTCGCCGACCGCGACTACGCGCGCGTCGAGGACAACGTGGCCTACCTCTCCCAGAAGAAGGCCAACCACGGCGAGTAG
- a CDS encoding DUF167 domain-containing protein, with the protein MPAWLKVLPDGVELALLIQPRASRTRVVGEHDGLLKLQLAAPPVDGEANAALVEFLAKRLGIPRRQVTLVAGDAARRKRVFLQGVNAAQAEAVMSQAS; encoded by the coding sequence GTGCCCGCCTGGCTCAAAGTGCTACCGGACGGCGTGGAGCTGGCCCTGCTCATCCAGCCCCGCGCCTCACGCACCCGCGTGGTGGGCGAGCACGATGGGCTGCTGAAGCTCCAGCTCGCCGCCCCTCCCGTGGATGGCGAGGCCAACGCCGCCCTGGTGGAGTTCCTCGCCAAGCGCCTGGGCATCCCCCGCCGCCAGGTGACGCTCGTGGCCGGTGACGCGGCGCGGCGCAAGCGGGTGTTTCTGCAGGGAGTTAATGCGGCCCAGGCCGAGGCTGTTATGTCTCAGGCCTCGTGA
- a CDS encoding peptidase MA family metallohydrolase, protein MRLLLLLLSLLLVVPQASAQEGGVSAHGVAEPALVPTSRPALVAGEVATPRFRLLYTLGSEGTARALAENIESVRDSFVTVFGRDWPGITEVRIGLGREEYEALALPGGEPPGWAVALAYPSHGIILLEARSLSTPEGPVTLRHELAHVALGQIGGRWPRWFQEGMAQHLTGERIALTHYAAIFRAVAQQRVFEFEDLAQGWPDMRSDVEIAYAQSADFVAYLAATHGAPAMAELLNGVASGEPFEKAFGKAFHSSLTVEENAWRGGLATRFGWLPLTTSSQLAWMVAPALCVVAYLRRRQQQAARLELMSQEEAAEDAEMERLAREMALQEPVPSSEASLMAWPAPATGEPQELQAPQEPQALHELQERREHRDEDEARDPHPSKPTLH, encoded by the coding sequence ATGCGCCTGCTCCTGCTCCTCCTGTCCCTGCTGCTCGTGGTCCCCCAGGCCTCCGCCCAGGAGGGCGGCGTGAGCGCGCACGGCGTGGCGGAGCCCGCGCTCGTTCCCACCTCCCGGCCGGCGCTCGTAGCCGGGGAGGTGGCCACCCCGCGCTTCCGCCTGCTCTACACCCTGGGCTCGGAAGGCACCGCCCGGGCCCTGGCGGAGAACATCGAATCGGTGCGCGACTCCTTCGTGACGGTGTTCGGCCGGGACTGGCCGGGCATCACCGAGGTCCGCATCGGCCTGGGCCGCGAGGAGTACGAGGCCCTGGCGCTGCCGGGAGGCGAGCCCCCGGGCTGGGCGGTGGCGCTGGCCTACCCCTCCCACGGCATCATCCTGCTGGAGGCCCGCAGCCTCAGCACCCCCGAGGGCCCGGTGACGCTGCGCCATGAGCTGGCCCACGTGGCCCTGGGACAGATTGGAGGCCGCTGGCCCCGCTGGTTCCAGGAGGGCATGGCCCAGCACCTCACCGGGGAGCGCATCGCCCTCACCCACTACGCGGCCATCTTCCGCGCCGTGGCCCAGCAGCGCGTCTTCGAGTTCGAGGATCTCGCGCAGGGCTGGCCCGACATGCGCTCGGATGTGGAGATCGCCTACGCCCAGAGCGCGGACTTCGTGGCCTACCTCGCCGCGACGCACGGGGCCCCCGCCATGGCCGAGCTGCTCAACGGGGTGGCGTCGGGAGAGCCCTTCGAGAAGGCCTTCGGCAAGGCCTTCCACTCCTCGCTCACGGTGGAGGAGAACGCCTGGCGCGGAGGACTCGCCACGCGCTTTGGCTGGCTGCCCCTCACCACCAGCTCGCAGCTGGCCTGGATGGTGGCCCCCGCGCTGTGCGTGGTGGCCTACCTGCGCCGCCGCCAGCAGCAGGCCGCCCGCCTGGAGCTCATGTCCCAGGAAGAGGCCGCCGAGGACGCCGAGATGGAGCGCCTGGCCCGCGAGATGGCCCTGCAGGAGCCGGTTCCGTCCTCGGAAGCGTCCCTCATGGCCTGGCCCGCCCCCGCCACCGGCGAACCGCAGGAGCTGCAAGCGCCGCAAGAGCCGCAGGCGCTGCATGAACTGCAGGAGCGGCGCGAGCATCGGGACGAGGACGAGGCGCGGGACCCGCACCCGTCCAAGCCCACGCTGCACTGA
- the polA gene encoding DNA polymerase I → MVSSPTRSAPVLTLIDASSFIFRAYHAVPPLSTSKGVPTNAVLGFTRMVLKALKDLEPTHLALAFDKDSRAERQKIDPNYKAHREGPPEDLVPQFALIRKVAEALNLPILEVPGWEADDVIGTLAARAKAEGFCVQVVTGDKDFIQIVDEDVRLFDPMKDVHTGPAEVKERLGIEPRQMRDYLSLIGDAVDNVPKVPGIGDKTAAALLQQFGDVDTMLARLDEVKKPKIREAIASHRESLLRARQLVTFNTNLDLKVTIPELARRPIDNARARQLFTELEFFRLVNDLPADSSTPKPTEPAAPMAPVQVVTTEAELKTWADAAREAGSLFLVPAYAGPPVSAPLVGLGLALADGRTGYVPLRHDVLGSAQVPEARFVHVMGGLLADPSVKKGGHDLKVLSLLLGSLKLTLQGAHDDVELLSYLLNPSRREHALGDLSRERLGLELPALPPSAEGKKGRPLAEHGAEEVAAAYGARADAARRLAPRLWEELEAIGLAALARDLELPLLPILARMEQRGVKLDTAVFKTLSTQVDAECETKLKNIHGLAGQEFNVGSNPQLAQVLYDKLKLPILKKGKTGPSTDQEVLEKLAEQHPLPGAILEYRSLSKLKSTYLDTLPGLVAPDGRIHTTYHQAATATGRLSSSDPNLQNIPVRTELGREIRRAFVAEPGHQLVSADYSQVELRLLAHIAEDPVLLEAFQHDEDIHSRTAAEIFGVPPDQVDRDQRRVAKTVNFGIAYGLSPHGLSTRLSISVEEARDIIERYFTRYAGIRRYLEETVERARKTGYVETMFGRRRLMADLNSKNRAVAQAAERAAINMPIQGTAADLIKKAMLAVDTALAKERLSTVMLLQVHDELLFEAPEAEVDRVKELARQCMSSVATLKVPLKVEVGAGKTWADAH, encoded by the coding sequence ATGGTTTCGAGCCCTACGCGCTCCGCCCCCGTCCTGACGCTGATCGACGCCTCCAGCTTCATCTTCCGCGCCTACCACGCGGTGCCCCCGCTCTCCACGAGCAAGGGGGTGCCCACCAACGCCGTGCTGGGCTTCACGCGCATGGTGCTCAAGGCGCTGAAGGACCTGGAGCCCACCCACCTCGCGCTCGCCTTCGACAAGGACAGCCGCGCCGAGCGGCAGAAGATCGATCCCAACTACAAGGCCCACCGCGAAGGGCCTCCCGAGGACCTGGTTCCCCAGTTCGCGCTCATCCGCAAGGTGGCGGAGGCGCTCAACCTGCCCATCCTCGAGGTGCCGGGCTGGGAGGCGGACGACGTCATCGGCACGCTGGCCGCGCGCGCCAAGGCCGAGGGCTTCTGCGTCCAGGTGGTGACGGGGGACAAGGACTTCATCCAGATCGTCGACGAGGACGTGCGCCTCTTCGATCCGATGAAGGACGTCCACACCGGGCCCGCCGAGGTGAAGGAGCGGCTGGGCATCGAGCCCCGGCAGATGCGCGACTACCTGTCGCTCATTGGCGACGCGGTGGACAACGTGCCCAAGGTCCCCGGCATCGGCGACAAGACGGCGGCGGCCCTGCTCCAGCAGTTCGGCGATGTGGACACGATGCTCGCCCGGCTGGACGAGGTGAAGAAGCCGAAGATCCGCGAGGCGATCGCCTCCCACCGCGAGAGCCTGCTCCGCGCCCGGCAGCTGGTGACGTTCAACACGAACCTGGACCTGAAGGTCACCATCCCCGAGCTGGCCCGCCGCCCCATCGACAATGCGCGCGCCCGGCAGCTCTTCACGGAGCTGGAGTTCTTCCGGCTCGTGAATGACCTGCCCGCGGACTCCTCCACGCCGAAGCCCACCGAGCCTGCGGCCCCCATGGCCCCCGTGCAGGTGGTCACCACCGAGGCGGAGCTGAAGACCTGGGCGGACGCGGCCCGCGAGGCAGGCAGCCTCTTCCTCGTGCCCGCCTACGCGGGGCCGCCCGTCTCCGCACCCCTGGTGGGGCTGGGGTTGGCCCTGGCGGATGGGCGCACCGGCTATGTGCCCCTTCGCCATGACGTGCTCGGCTCGGCGCAGGTGCCGGAGGCGCGCTTCGTCCACGTCATGGGCGGACTGCTCGCCGACCCCTCGGTGAAGAAGGGCGGGCATGATCTCAAGGTGCTCTCGCTGCTCCTCGGCAGCCTGAAGCTGACGCTCCAGGGGGCCCATGACGACGTGGAGCTCTTGAGCTACCTGCTCAACCCCTCGCGCCGCGAGCACGCCTTGGGGGACTTGAGCCGCGAGCGGCTGGGCCTGGAGCTGCCCGCGCTGCCGCCCTCGGCCGAGGGGAAGAAGGGCAGGCCCCTGGCGGAGCACGGCGCGGAGGAGGTGGCCGCGGCCTATGGCGCCCGCGCGGACGCGGCCCGGCGGCTGGCCCCCCGGCTCTGGGAGGAGCTGGAGGCCATCGGGCTGGCGGCGCTGGCGAGGGATCTGGAGCTGCCGCTGCTGCCCATCCTGGCGCGCATGGAGCAGCGCGGGGTGAAGCTGGACACGGCCGTGTTCAAGACCCTGTCCACCCAGGTGGATGCCGAGTGCGAGACGAAGCTCAAGAACATCCACGGGCTCGCGGGGCAGGAGTTCAACGTGGGCTCCAACCCCCAGCTCGCGCAGGTGCTCTACGACAAGCTCAAGCTGCCCATCCTCAAGAAGGGCAAGACGGGCCCCTCCACGGACCAGGAGGTGCTGGAGAAGCTCGCCGAGCAGCACCCCCTGCCGGGCGCCATCCTCGAGTACCGCTCCCTGTCCAAGCTCAAGAGCACCTACCTGGACACGCTGCCGGGGCTGGTGGCCCCGGATGGGCGCATTCACACCACCTACCACCAGGCGGCCACCGCCACCGGGCGCCTGTCCTCGTCGGATCCGAACCTCCAGAACATCCCCGTGCGCACGGAGCTGGGACGGGAGATCCGCCGCGCCTTCGTGGCCGAGCCCGGCCACCAGCTCGTCTCCGCGGACTACAGCCAGGTGGAGCTGCGGCTGCTGGCGCACATCGCCGAGGATCCCGTCCTCCTGGAGGCCTTCCAGCATGACGAGGACATCCACAGCCGCACGGCGGCGGAGATCTTCGGCGTGCCGCCGGACCAGGTGGACCGGGACCAGCGCCGGGTGGCCAAGACGGTCAACTTCGGCATCGCCTACGGCCTGTCACCGCACGGCTTGTCCACCCGCCTGAGCATCTCCGTGGAGGAGGCGCGGGACATCATCGAGCGCTACTTCACCCGCTACGCTGGCATCCGCCGCTACCTGGAGGAGACGGTCGAGCGGGCACGCAAGACGGGCTACGTGGAGACGATGTTCGGCCGCCGGCGGCTGATGGCGGACCTGAACTCGAAGAACCGGGCCGTGGCCCAGGCCGCCGAGCGGGCCGCCATCAACATGCCCATCCAGGGCACCGCGGCGGACCTCATCAAGAAGGCCATGCTGGCGGTGGACACGGCGCTCGCGAAGGAGCGGCTGTCCACGGTGATGCTGCTCCAGGTGCACGACGAACTGCTCTTCGAGGCCCCGGAGGCCGAGGTGGACCGGGTGAAGGAGCTGGCGCGCCAGTGCATGTCCTCGGTGGCCACCCTCAAGGTGCCCCTCAAGGTGGAGGTGGGGGCGGGCAAGACGTGGGCGGACGCCCACTAA
- the msrA gene encoding peptide-methionine (S)-S-oxide reductase MsrA yields MPSRSTRLMLLALFVTWGGAGALASAPASQDAVKPPARATALFAGGCFWSMELAFDKTPGVVSATSGYSGGTVANPTYDLVSDGTTGHAESVQVVYDPAQVSYAQLLEVFWHNVDPFTANAQFCDRGTEYRTAIFFLDAEQQRLAEASKRRIEASGRFQQPIVTQIAPASAFYPAEEYHQDYARKNPGRYQSYRVGCGRDAHLKALWGDEAPKK; encoded by the coding sequence ATGCCGTCTCGCTCCACACGCCTCATGCTGCTTGCGCTGTTCGTCACCTGGGGAGGCGCGGGGGCCCTGGCGTCCGCGCCTGCCTCCCAGGATGCGGTGAAGCCGCCTGCCCGGGCCACCGCCCTCTTCGCCGGAGGGTGCTTCTGGTCCATGGAACTGGCCTTCGACAAGACGCCGGGCGTGGTGTCCGCCACCTCGGGCTACTCGGGGGGAACGGTGGCGAACCCCACCTATGACTTGGTGTCCGACGGAACCACGGGCCATGCCGAGTCCGTGCAGGTGGTCTACGACCCGGCCCAGGTGAGCTACGCGCAGTTGTTGGAGGTCTTCTGGCACAACGTGGACCCGTTTACGGCCAACGCCCAGTTCTGTGACCGGGGCACCGAGTACCGCACCGCCATCTTCTTCCTGGACGCGGAGCAGCAGCGGCTCGCCGAGGCGTCCAAGCGGCGGATCGAGGCGTCGGGGCGCTTCCAGCAGCCGATCGTGACCCAGATCGCCCCGGCCTCCGCCTTCTATCCGGCCGAGGAGTACCACCAGGACTACGCACGGAAAAATCCCGGGCGCTACCAGTCCTACCGCGTTGGTTGTGGCCGCGATGCTCACCTGAAGGCACTCTGGGGAGACGAGGCGCCGAAGAAGTGA
- a CDS encoding alpha/beta fold hydrolase, with amino-acid sequence MKPSIQQRNHVHVLGQGPETLIFSHGFGANQQAWRHQVAAFQDRYRIVLFDHVGSGQSDVHAYNPQRHNSLHGYAEDALELCEALKLSRCTWVGHSFGGMVGVLAATKAPHRFQRLILVGASPRYLNDPAEDYFGGFEQPQLDALYAAVSSQFPAWASGFASASIPGRPELIAELLRSLQAMRPDLALSMLRTIFQSDHRADLPRLKVPTLAVQTAEDFAVPPAVTRYVAHHIPYAEPAPLEDEVGHHPHLSAPEKLNRIIETYLRRGAS; translated from the coding sequence ATGAAGCCATCCATTCAGCAGCGCAATCACGTCCACGTACTGGGCCAGGGCCCGGAAACGCTCATCTTCTCGCACGGGTTCGGCGCCAATCAGCAGGCCTGGCGGCATCAGGTCGCGGCCTTCCAGGACCGGTATCGCATCGTCCTCTTCGACCACGTGGGCAGTGGCCAGTCCGACGTCCATGCCTACAACCCGCAGCGCCACAACAGCCTCCACGGCTATGCGGAGGACGCGCTGGAGCTGTGCGAAGCGCTGAAGCTCTCCCGCTGCACCTGGGTGGGCCACTCCTTTGGCGGCATGGTGGGGGTGCTCGCGGCCACGAAGGCGCCTCACCGCTTCCAGCGGCTCATCCTGGTGGGCGCCTCCCCCCGTTACCTCAACGACCCGGCCGAGGACTACTTCGGTGGCTTCGAGCAGCCGCAGCTGGACGCGCTCTACGCCGCCGTGTCATCCCAGTTTCCTGCCTGGGCAAGCGGCTTCGCCAGCGCCTCCATTCCCGGAAGGCCCGAGCTGATCGCGGAGCTCCTCCGCTCGCTTCAGGCCATGCGCCCAGACCTCGCCCTGTCCATGCTGCGCACCATCTTCCAGTCGGATCACCGCGCGGATCTACCCCGGCTGAAGGTGCCTACCCTCGCCGTGCAGACCGCGGAAGATTTCGCCGTGCCGCCAGCCGTGACCCGGTACGTGGCCCACCACATTCCCTATGCGGAACCGGCCCCCCTGGAGGACGAGGTGGGGCACCATCCCCACCTGTCGGCCCCGGAGAAGCTGAACCGGATCATCGAGACCTATCTCCGGAGAGGCGCCTCTTGA
- a CDS encoding zinc-dependent alcohol dehydrogenase, giving the protein MKAICWHGHGDVRYETAPDPSIEDPRDAIIRVTRTAICGSDLHLLDGYMPTMKSGDVLGHEFMGEVVEIGSGVTKLKKGDRVIVPFAIACGECFFCQKTLFSLCDRSNRNAEIAAKVMGYSPSGLFGYSHMLGGFPGGQAEYVRVPYADVGPLKIPESLTDEQVLFLTDIFPTGYMAAENCEMEKGDTVAVWGCGPVGQFAIQSAWMFGAGRVIAIDHVPERLELARTWGKAEVIDFTKQDVFDTLNEMTKGRGPDRCIDSVGAEAHGTGSFDAVIDKAKAAVKLATDRPHALRQAIHCCRKGGTVSIPGVYIGFLDKIPFGSFVNKGLTMKTGQTHVQRYTRPLLEKIQSGAIDPTRLVTHRAKLSDAPALYKKFRDKEDGCIKVVLTP; this is encoded by the coding sequence ATGAAGGCCATCTGCTGGCACGGTCACGGTGACGTTCGCTATGAAACCGCCCCGGATCCGTCCATTGAAGATCCGCGTGACGCGATCATCCGGGTGACCCGTACCGCCATCTGTGGCTCGGACCTGCACCTGCTGGACGGCTACATGCCGACCATGAAGAGCGGGGACGTGCTTGGCCATGAGTTCATGGGCGAGGTGGTGGAGATCGGCTCGGGCGTCACCAAGCTCAAGAAGGGCGACCGGGTCATCGTGCCCTTCGCCATCGCGTGCGGCGAGTGCTTCTTCTGCCAGAAGACGCTCTTCTCGCTGTGTGACCGCTCGAACCGCAACGCGGAGATTGCCGCCAAGGTGATGGGCTATTCGCCCTCGGGCCTCTTCGGGTACTCGCACATGCTGGGCGGCTTCCCCGGAGGCCAGGCGGAGTACGTGCGCGTGCCCTACGCGGACGTGGGGCCGCTGAAGATTCCGGAGAGCCTCACCGACGAGCAGGTGCTCTTCCTCACGGACATCTTCCCCACCGGCTACATGGCGGCGGAGAACTGCGAGATGGAGAAGGGGGACACCGTGGCGGTGTGGGGCTGCGGGCCCGTGGGCCAGTTCGCCATCCAGAGCGCCTGGATGTTCGGGGCGGGCCGCGTCATCGCCATCGACCATGTGCCCGAGCGGCTCGAACTGGCGCGTACCTGGGGCAAGGCGGAGGTCATCGACTTCACGAAGCAGGATGTCTTCGACACGCTGAACGAGATGACGAAGGGCCGGGGCCCGGACCGCTGCATCGACTCGGTGGGCGCCGAGGCCCATGGCACCGGGAGCTTCGATGCGGTCATCGACAAGGCCAAGGCGGCGGTGAAGCTCGCGACGGACCGGCCGCACGCGCTGCGCCAGGCCATCCACTGCTGCCGCAAGGGTGGAACGGTCTCCATCCCGGGCGTCTACATCGGCTTCCTGGACAAGATTCCCTTTGGCTCCTTCGTCAACAAGGGCCTGACCATGAAGACGGGGCAGACGCACGTGCAGCGCTACACCCGTCCGCTGCTGGAGAAGATCCAGTCCGGGGCCATTGATCCCACCCGGCTCGTCACCCACCGGGCGAAGCTGTCCGACGCGCCCGCGCTCTACAAGAAATTCCGCGACAAGGAAGACGGCTGCATCAAGGTGGTCCTCACGCCTTGA